The following proteins come from a genomic window of Lachnoclostridium phytofermentans ISDg:
- a CDS encoding formate--tetrahydrofolate ligase, translating to MKTDIEIAQEAKMIHIREVAKSLGITEDDLDFYGKYKAKFTDELWDEIKDREDGKLILVTAINPTPAGEGKTTTTVGLGQAFGKLEKNAVIALREPSLGPCFGIKGGAAGGGYAQVVPMEDLNLHFTGDFHAITSANNLLAAMLDNHIQQGNTLGIDTNQIVWKRCVDMNDRVLRNIVVGLGRKADGVVREDHFIITVASEIMAILCLASDMNDLKERLSRIIVAYSYEGKPITAKDLHAVGSMAALLKDAIRPNLIQTLENTPAIIHGGPFANIAHGCNSVRATKTALKLADYVITEAGFGADLGAEKFLDIKCRIADLKPAAVVLVATIRALKYNGGVAKTDLSSENLEALEKGIVNLEKHIENIQKFGVPVVVTLNKFSTDTERELSYVKQFCEQRGCEFSLSEVWEKGGEGGIDLANKVIKTIETKESNYHVLYPNEMSLKEKMGTIAKEIYGADGVTFDSGALKEVERLTELGFGNLPVCMAKNQYSLSDDPSKLGRPTNFTVNIREVYVSAGAGFVVAITGTVMTMPGLPKVPAAEHIDVNEEGVITGLF from the coding sequence ATGAAGACTGATATAGAAATTGCTCAGGAAGCAAAAATGATACACATCCGCGAGGTTGCAAAATCTCTAGGCATCACAGAGGATGATTTAGATTTTTACGGCAAATACAAAGCGAAGTTCACGGATGAGCTATGGGATGAAATTAAGGACAGAGAGGATGGAAAGCTAATCCTTGTTACAGCAATTAATCCAACCCCTGCCGGTGAGGGTAAGACAACGACTACGGTTGGTCTTGGACAAGCTTTTGGTAAACTAGAAAAGAATGCTGTTATAGCACTTAGAGAACCATCTTTAGGTCCTTGCTTTGGAATTAAGGGTGGCGCAGCTGGCGGTGGTTATGCTCAGGTTGTTCCTATGGAGGATTTAAACCTTCATTTTACAGGTGATTTTCACGCGATTACTTCGGCAAATAATCTATTAGCAGCTATGCTTGATAATCATATCCAACAAGGAAATACATTAGGCATTGATACAAATCAAATTGTCTGGAAACGCTGTGTTGATATGAATGATAGAGTGCTTCGTAATATTGTTGTTGGACTTGGAAGAAAAGCAGATGGAGTGGTACGAGAAGACCATTTTATAATTACCGTGGCTTCCGAGATTATGGCAATTCTTTGCTTGGCAAGTGATATGAATGATCTAAAGGAAAGGTTAAGCAGGATTATCGTTGCATATTCTTACGAGGGTAAGCCAATCACTGCGAAAGATTTGCATGCGGTAGGATCAATGGCAGCGTTATTAAAAGATGCCATCAGACCGAATTTAATTCAAACCTTAGAAAATACACCTGCCATTATTCATGGTGGACCATTTGCAAATATCGCTCATGGATGTAACTCAGTCAGAGCAACGAAAACAGCACTTAAGCTAGCAGATTATGTTATAACAGAAGCAGGTTTCGGTGCGGATTTAGGAGCAGAAAAATTCTTAGATATTAAATGCCGTATCGCAGATTTAAAACCAGCAGCAGTAGTGTTGGTGGCTACTATTCGAGCACTCAAGTATAATGGTGGAGTTGCTAAGACTGATTTATCTTCAGAGAATTTAGAGGCCTTAGAAAAAGGCATAGTAAACCTAGAGAAGCATATAGAAAATATTCAAAAATTTGGGGTTCCGGTAGTTGTTACGTTAAATAAGTTTTCAACTGACACCGAGCGTGAACTATCCTATGTAAAACAGTTTTGTGAGCAAAGAGGTTGCGAATTCTCCTTATCTGAAGTTTGGGAAAAAGGTGGCGAAGGTGGTATTGATCTAGCTAATAAAGTAATAAAAACCATTGAAACCAAAGAGAGTAACTATCATGTCTTATATCCAAATGAGATGTCACTAAAAGAGAAGATGGGGACTATCGCGAAAGAGATATACGGTGCGGATGGAGTAACTTTTGATTCAGGTGCGTTAAAGGAAGTAGAACGTTTGACCGAATTAGGATTTGGAAATCTGCCAGTTTGTATGGCTAAAAATCAATATAGTTTATCAGACGATCCAAGCAAGCTAGGAAGACCGACGAACTTTACCGTAAATATTCGAGAAGTATATGTTTCTGCGGGTGCTGGATTTGTTGTTGCAATTACAGGAACTGTTATGACAATGCCTGGATTACCTAAGGTTCCAGCAGCGGAGCATATTGATGTGAATGAAGAAGGAGTTATTACAGGACTATTTTAA
- a CDS encoding ATP-grasp domain-containing protein, producing the protein MLIWMIYQEADAKKNEWYIKEHQKIGKSMGLEIELKLVENLEIGVSDGKLVLSEHKKIVEPPKAAIIRTIWPLLSEHLEAMGTRVFNSAFISSMCNDKARTYREISKLNIQVIPTEFVKKENLSRKVAMETKPCIVKSVDGHGGSEVFLIETEDYQDDLSKILSLKSNDFVIQPYIEGKKQDLRVYVFGKKILGCILRTANHGFKSNFSLGGAVCEYHLKSEEYELVQKIIDAYAFDLVGVDFLVDEKGNLIFNEIEDVVGARMLYQCTTINLVEEYLDYIKNELSF; encoded by the coding sequence ATGTTAATTTGGATGATCTATCAGGAAGCGGATGCCAAGAAAAATGAATGGTATATTAAGGAGCATCAAAAAATAGGAAAATCGATGGGATTAGAGATTGAATTAAAACTTGTGGAGAATCTAGAAATCGGCGTAAGTGATGGAAAACTAGTTTTATCGGAACATAAGAAAATAGTAGAACCGCCCAAAGCGGCAATCATTCGTACAATATGGCCTCTGTTAAGTGAACATTTGGAAGCCATGGGTACAAGAGTTTTTAATTCTGCTTTCATTTCATCTATGTGCAATGACAAAGCAAGAACCTATCGTGAAATCTCCAAATTAAATATCCAGGTGATACCAACAGAGTTTGTAAAGAAAGAAAATTTATCTAGAAAAGTAGCCATGGAAACAAAGCCTTGTATTGTTAAATCAGTAGACGGCCATGGTGGGAGTGAAGTATTCCTTATAGAAACGGAAGATTATCAAGATGATTTATCAAAGATTTTAAGCCTAAAGTCGAATGACTTTGTTATTCAACCATATATAGAAGGAAAGAAACAAGATTTACGTGTATATGTTTTTGGAAAGAAGATTCTTGGATGTATTCTTAGAACAGCGAACCACGGTTTTAAATCCAATTTTTCTTTGGGAGGAGCGGTCTGCGAGTATCACTTAAAATCAGAAGAATATGAGCTTGTTCAAAAAATTATCGATGCATATGCATTTGATCTAGTTGGAGTAGACTTTTTAGTGGATGAGAAAGGAAATCTAATCTTTAATGAAATTGAGGATGTGGTTGGAGCTCGGATGTTATATCAATGTACGACGATAAACTTAGTAGAAGAATATTTAGACTATATTAAGAATGAGCTTTCGTTTTAA
- a CDS encoding ATP-grasp domain-containing protein, with translation MKAWLIANHFLNGNKFSELTNWLFQAAKAAGIEMELKTNAGCLAILGRGGVEAFKQSQKTLPEFVLFWDKDVRLAAYLETLGIPVYNSSKSIALCDDKSMTHLTLEQYGIPMPKTILAPMTFENIGYTDYDFLSMVGHELRYPLVIKECFGSFGAQVYLAKDENELLVKVKRIGTKPMLFQEFIKSSEGRDIRLQVVGDQVVASMYRYSEIDFRANISSGGKMKAYQPTDKQIALALECTKRLGLTFAGVDLLFDEHEEPIVCEVNSNAHFKNIFDCTGVDTAKKIIDYILLEERNHRC, from the coding sequence ATGAAAGCATGGTTAATTGCCAATCATTTTCTAAACGGTAATAAATTTAGTGAACTGACCAATTGGTTGTTTCAAGCAGCAAAAGCAGCTGGTATAGAGATGGAGCTTAAGACAAATGCAGGTTGTCTTGCTATTTTAGGAAGAGGAGGAGTGGAAGCATTTAAGCAGTCTCAAAAAACTCTTCCTGAATTTGTTCTTTTTTGGGATAAGGATGTAAGGCTCGCCGCTTATCTTGAAACCCTTGGAATACCAGTTTACAATTCTTCGAAATCAATCGCACTCTGTGATGATAAATCAATGACACATCTTACTCTAGAACAGTACGGGATACCAATGCCAAAGACGATTTTAGCGCCAATGACCTTTGAGAATATCGGTTATACAGATTATGATTTTCTTTCTATGGTTGGACACGAACTTCGCTATCCATTGGTAATAAAAGAATGTTTTGGCTCATTTGGGGCACAGGTTTATCTTGCAAAGGATGAAAATGAGTTATTAGTAAAAGTGAAGCGAATTGGTACTAAGCCAATGTTATTTCAAGAATTTATCAAAAGTAGTGAAGGTAGAGATATTCGGCTACAAGTTGTAGGAGACCAGGTGGTAGCTTCGATGTATCGTTACTCTGAGATAGATTTCAGAGCCAATATTTCAAGTGGTGGTAAGATGAAAGCTTATCAACCGACAGATAAGCAAATAGCTCTTGCTCTTGAGTGTACAAAGAGGCTCGGATTAACTTTTGCAGGTGTTGATTTATTATTTGATGAACATGAGGAACCAATCGTTTGCGAAGTAAATTCCAATGCTCACTTTAAAAATATCTTTGATTGTACTGGTGTAGATACTGCAAAGAAGATAATTGATTATATACTTTTAGAAGAGAGGAACCATAGATGTTAA
- a CDS encoding GNAT family N-acetyltransferase has translation MRFSLWPHHNENELYNEMLQILEGKTFYKNELSWTVFVAVRENGSLGGFIEITIYPQLDLCDSKPIGYIEGWYVDEDLRNSGVGKRLVDIAQKWAVENECTEIASDVEVDNKVSQLAHQALGFNKYHEANECIFYKKSLI, from the coding sequence ATGCGTTTTTCACTATGGCCACACCATAATGAGAACGAATTATATAATGAAATGTTGCAAATCTTAGAAGGTAAAACATTTTATAAGAATGAACTATCATGGACTGTTTTTGTAGCAGTTAGAGAAAATGGAAGCTTAGGAGGGTTTATTGAAATAACGATATATCCTCAATTAGATCTTTGTGATTCAAAACCAATTGGATATATTGAAGGTTGGTATGTTGATGAAGATTTAAGAAATAGTGGAGTAGGAAAAAGGTTGGTAGATATTGCGCAAAAGTGGGCTGTAGAAAATGAATGTACCGAAATAGCAAGCGATGTAGAAGTAGATAACAAAGTAAGCCAGTTAGCACACCAAGCTTTAGGATTTAATAAATATCACGAAGCAAATGAGTGCATCTTTTACAAAAAAAGTTTGATTTGA